A single Paenibacillus sp. FSL R5-0517 DNA region contains:
- a CDS encoding histidine kinase encodes MKFTVFAKTVILLICLLVPILLLYTYANQANVDMVVEEKQQSSLNQFNYFSSQVDKNIEQLSLYGLTLLRDPSILHYRYMTDSTSQYEKNSIYLDILDKLSLYQSTSRWKNDITIVLPQAELVLSTMSSRTVYDEKMLTFPQPGQWQLEKGSFTYFFTDNYEWNEKPVNAGVRTVMEIDFDPMNIVAMLDDFKETQGGDPFLLVPGNDPLLNRTADPELVEAIMRDIPFNGPEREGNHQLEVGDKQYLVSYVHSKQLQAVYVNPVVLDDLLNPMDKSRNMFITSILLLLVLSIGAALLLYRKVQVPIHRLMRGLQQIRKGQLSTRIPVDHSRDEFAYLTQSFNHMAEQIQELIEKVYEERIRSREATLKHLQSQINPHFLYNCLFYIKNMTQLGNREAVIAMSLSLGDYYRYITRGENDMTTVEEEIRLLDHYLSIQQMRTNRLTYEIAVPQHLMQLHIPRLLIQPIVENAVIHGIEPMEGSGHVVVTGMAVPEHIEGRKYTRYSLFVDNDGVTLTAEEIAELEREINEPMGEEIGTGTWNVHQRLVTRYGLSSGLHFGAIPYGGLSVEIRWFEEEQPHDESDGRG; translated from the coding sequence ATGAAATTCACAGTATTTGCGAAGACGGTCATTCTCTTAATCTGCCTGCTTGTACCCATTCTGCTGCTCTATACGTACGCGAACCAGGCAAATGTGGATATGGTCGTCGAAGAGAAACAGCAATCGAGTCTGAACCAGTTCAATTATTTCAGTTCTCAGGTAGATAAAAATATAGAGCAGCTCTCGCTGTATGGCCTGACGTTGCTGCGAGATCCGAGTATTCTGCATTACCGCTACATGACGGACTCAACCAGCCAATATGAGAAAAACAGCATCTATCTGGATATTCTCGACAAATTATCGTTGTACCAGTCCACCAGCCGTTGGAAGAACGATATTACCATTGTGCTGCCGCAAGCGGAACTTGTGTTGTCCACCATGTCCAGCCGGACGGTCTACGATGAGAAGATGTTGACGTTCCCGCAACCTGGCCAATGGCAGCTGGAGAAGGGGAGTTTCACCTACTTTTTCACGGATAACTACGAGTGGAATGAAAAACCGGTGAACGCAGGCGTGCGAACGGTGATGGAGATTGATTTTGACCCGATGAACATCGTTGCCATGTTGGATGATTTTAAAGAAACGCAGGGCGGAGATCCTTTCTTGCTCGTACCAGGTAACGATCCATTGCTGAACCGTACGGCAGACCCCGAACTGGTCGAAGCGATCATGCGAGATATCCCCTTTAACGGACCGGAGAGGGAAGGTAATCATCAGCTGGAGGTGGGCGACAAACAGTATCTGGTCAGTTACGTGCACTCCAAACAACTGCAAGCAGTGTACGTGAACCCGGTGGTATTGGATGATCTGCTGAACCCGATGGATAAGAGCCGAAATATGTTTATTACCTCCATTCTGTTACTGCTCGTGCTGAGTATCGGGGCTGCACTGCTTTTGTATCGAAAAGTTCAGGTGCCCATCCATCGCTTGATGAGAGGGCTGCAACAGATTCGCAAAGGCCAGTTGTCCACGCGGATTCCAGTCGATCACTCCCGTGATGAATTCGCGTACCTGACCCAGAGCTTCAACCATATGGCAGAGCAGATTCAGGAACTGATCGAGAAGGTATACGAGGAACGTATCCGCTCACGGGAAGCCACACTGAAACATCTGCAATCACAGATCAATCCACATTTTCTGTACAACTGCCTGTTTTATATCAAAAATATGACCCAGCTTGGCAACCGGGAAGCGGTGATTGCCATGTCGCTAAGTCTGGGAGATTACTATCGCTACATTACGCGAGGCGAGAATGACATGACGACAGTGGAGGAAGAGATCCGGCTATTAGACCATTATCTGTCCATCCAGCAGATGCGGACCAACCGGCTGACCTACGAGATTGCCGTACCGCAGCACTTGATGCAGCTCCATATTCCGCGGCTGCTCATTCAACCCATCGTAGAAAATGCGGTGATCCACGGCATTGAGCCGATGGAGGGCAGTGGGCATGTCGTCGTAACGGGGATGGCGGTACCCGAACATATTGAGGGGCGGAAATATACAAGATATAGCCTGTTTGTAGACAATGACGGTGTCACGCTGACAGCGGAAGAGATTGCGGAATTGGAACGGGAGATCAATGAACCGATGGGCGAGGAGATTGGAACAGGCACGTGGAATGTGCACCAGCGTCTCGTTACGCGTTATGGGCTGTCGTCTGGTCTTCATTTTGGAGCGATTCCCTACGGTGGACTTAGTGTAGAAATTCGATGGTTTGAGGAGGAACAACCGCATGATGAATCTGATGGTCGTGGATGA
- a CDS encoding ABC transporter permease subunit yields the protein MTPHPRKRTRWNFKRTWPLHLMLLPAVLLTLLFAYVPMGGIIIAFQDFKPWLGFTGSKWVGWDNFRFMFEYPDSVQVIWNTVLIASMKIVAGLIAPVVFAILLNEVRNSTFKRFSQTLVYLPHFLSWVVLGGILLDMLSPEGGLVNQVLAAAGVEPIFFLGDGDWFRVTVVVSDVWKEFGFGTIVFLAALAGINPALYEASEVDGATRLRQTLHITLPALVPMIIVVGTLSLGNILNAGFDQIFNLYNPLVYEKGDIIDTFVYRMGILNGKMSFATAVGLFKSFVAMFLVISAYRMAYKIANYRIF from the coding sequence ATGACACCTCATCCACGCAAACGTACCCGCTGGAATTTCAAACGCACGTGGCCGCTGCATCTGATGCTGCTGCCTGCTGTACTGCTCACATTGCTGTTCGCCTATGTGCCCATGGGCGGCATTATTATTGCTTTTCAGGATTTTAAACCCTGGCTGGGGTTCACTGGCTCCAAATGGGTGGGCTGGGACAACTTCCGGTTCATGTTCGAATATCCCGACAGCGTTCAGGTCATCTGGAACACGGTACTGATCGCTTCAATGAAAATTGTGGCCGGACTTATCGCCCCTGTTGTATTTGCCATTTTACTGAATGAGGTTCGGAACTCCACGTTCAAACGTTTCTCACAGACCTTGGTGTATCTGCCCCATTTCCTATCCTGGGTAGTCCTGGGCGGCATTCTGCTCGATATGTTATCACCGGAAGGTGGACTGGTAAACCAGGTGCTGGCGGCGGCTGGTGTTGAACCAATTTTCTTTCTGGGGGATGGCGACTGGTTCCGTGTAACGGTGGTGGTCAGTGATGTATGGAAGGAATTTGGATTCGGCACGATTGTATTTCTGGCAGCACTTGCAGGCATTAATCCCGCATTGTATGAGGCTTCTGAGGTAGATGGAGCAACGCGGCTCAGACAGACATTACATATTACCCTGCCTGCACTTGTGCCGATGATTATCGTGGTAGGTACGTTATCACTGGGCAATATCCTGAATGCAGGTTTTGACCAGATCTTTAACCTGTACAATCCGCTGGTGTATGAGAAAGGCGATATTATTGATACTTTTGTCTACCGGATGGGGATTCTGAATGGCAAAATGAGCTTTGCGACCGCTGTTGGACTATTCAAATCATTTGTCGCGATGTTCCTGGTCATCTCCGCGTACCGAATGGCGTACAAAATCGCCAATTATCGTATTTTCTAA
- a CDS encoding carbohydrate ABC transporter permease: MYHKTTGYRIFNGFNLIFIAAVSILCILPLVHILAVSFSGKAAASANLVTLWPIDFTVDAYTKTFGNSNFLSALWISVQRTVLGTLLSMTLVFLTAYPLSKESLHFKGRSLYAWFFIFTMLFSGGLIPSYILIQKLGLINTMWALILPGAVAVWNLILMMNFFRNVPKELEEAAFIDGANHITTLFKIYLPVSMPAIATISLFTMVGQWNSWFDGLIYMNDASKYPLATLMQTIIVQQDFSNMNVDATQLQNMSQRTVNAAQIFIGALPILLVYPFLQRFFVKGIVLGAVKE, encoded by the coding sequence GTGTATCACAAAACAACCGGGTACCGTATATTCAATGGTTTTAACCTGATATTCATCGCGGCCGTCTCGATCCTGTGCATCCTGCCGCTGGTCCATATTCTGGCCGTTTCCTTCAGTGGTAAGGCGGCAGCATCCGCCAATCTGGTAACACTTTGGCCGATTGATTTTACGGTGGACGCGTACACCAAAACATTTGGTAACAGTAACTTTCTCAGTGCACTCTGGATCTCAGTCCAGCGTACGGTTCTGGGCACACTGCTCAGTATGACACTTGTCTTCCTGACGGCTTATCCATTATCCAAGGAAAGTCTGCACTTCAAGGGGCGCTCGTTATATGCATGGTTTTTCATCTTCACGATGCTGTTCAGCGGGGGATTGATTCCGTCCTATATTTTGATTCAGAAGCTTGGACTGATTAATACGATGTGGGCTCTCATTTTGCCGGGAGCGGTCGCTGTTTGGAACCTGATTCTGATGATGAACTTTTTCCGCAACGTACCGAAAGAACTGGAAGAGGCTGCATTCATCGATGGGGCCAATCATATCACGACCCTGTTCAAAATCTATCTGCCAGTCTCCATGCCCGCGATTGCGACGATCTCTTTATTCACCATGGTAGGTCAGTGGAATTCCTGGTTCGACGGGCTGATCTATATGAATGATGCTTCCAAATATCCACTCGCCACGTTAATGCAGACCATAATCGTACAGCAGGATTTCTCCAACATGAACGTGGATGCAACGCAGCTCCAGAACATGTCTCAGCGTACGGTGAATGCGGCTCAGATCTTTATTGGCGCTCTGCCGATTCTGCTTGTGTATCCGTTCTTGCAGCGTTTCTTCGTTAAGGGAATTGTGCTCGGGGCGGTAAAAGAGTAA
- a CDS encoding aspartyl-phosphate phosphatase Spo0E family protein, with product MVHNPETIQECIEHARQRLYQIADQYAELWHPEVIRQSMVLDELINEYNNAIRGRKIPKQLK from the coding sequence ATGGTACATAATCCGGAAACCATTCAGGAATGTATCGAACATGCACGGCAAAGGCTCTACCAGATTGCTGATCAATATGCCGAACTGTGGCATCCGGAGGTTATTCGCCAATCCATGGTGCTGGATGAATTAATTAATGAATATAACAACGCTATTCGCGGCAGAAAAATCCCAAAACAACTGAAATAA
- a CDS encoding WYL domain-containing protein — protein sequence MSNMHRIHWFDEQIRGGRFPNSSWLAREFEISRRQAQRDIEYMASSLRAPLVYMAKYRGYCYEDQTFRLPHLYMTEEEQRVLKYLAHRYRHYDYDQADAVKRVAHLLERFTLEEQQMGSSELPVFSAQPKQLQFFELLSHAITDLRRVHIHYRDHDGERQFSLCPLKMISQFNADYVVGYEADPVQQVAIRLEGIVHVSVSDERFEYRSDALLGGWEESLPVRKPFVAEIRLKEVQQMEMWQGYRIRASHDRIYSVEFYDTDAFLQHLFISEWEELLSPGWLRRKLQQSAEVLIHRLGT from the coding sequence ATGAGTAACATGCATCGGATTCACTGGTTTGACGAACAGATTCGGGGTGGACGTTTTCCGAATAGCAGCTGGCTTGCCCGTGAATTTGAAATCTCCCGTCGTCAGGCTCAGCGTGATATTGAATATATGGCAAGTTCCCTGCGAGCCCCTTTGGTGTATATGGCAAAATATCGCGGCTATTGTTATGAGGATCAGACTTTTCGATTGCCCCATTTGTATATGACAGAAGAAGAGCAACGTGTGTTGAAATATCTGGCGCATCGATATCGACATTACGATTATGATCAAGCAGATGCGGTGAAACGTGTAGCACATTTGCTGGAGCGTTTTACGTTGGAGGAACAACAGATGGGAAGTAGCGAGCTTCCGGTGTTTTCGGCGCAACCGAAGCAACTGCAATTCTTTGAATTATTGTCCCATGCCATAACTGACTTGCGCAGAGTACATATTCATTACAGGGATCATGATGGAGAACGGCAGTTTTCCTTGTGCCCATTAAAGATGATATCCCAGTTTAACGCCGATTACGTGGTGGGTTATGAAGCAGACCCAGTACAGCAAGTGGCCATTCGATTGGAAGGCATTGTTCATGTTTCGGTATCGGATGAGAGATTTGAGTATAGATCAGACGCCTTGCTAGGTGGATGGGAAGAATCATTGCCTGTGCGAAAACCGTTTGTAGCTGAGATTCGTTTGAAGGAAGTGCAGCAAATGGAGATGTGGCAGGGGTATCGTATTCGGGCAAGCCACGATCGGATTTATTCGGTTGAATTTTATGACACGGACGCTTTCTTGCAGCATTTGTTTATTAGCGAATGGGAAGAGCTTTTGTCTCCTGGGTGGCTTAGACGCAAGCTTCAGCAAAGCGCAGAAGTGTTGATCCACAGGCTTGGAACATAG
- a CDS encoding helix-turn-helix transcriptional regulator: MKILHHPQVSDIELSSVLYALSDPTRLGIVAEAARSGEQPCSHFHAPVVKSTMSHHIRTLREAGVIRVRVQGTQHFLTLRSDDLEMRFPGLLQPLLQAAAQSSTDLS, from the coding sequence ATGAAAATTTTACATCATCCACAGGTGTCAGATATTGAACTTTCCTCCGTACTGTATGCGCTGAGTGACCCGACTCGCCTTGGGATTGTTGCGGAAGCAGCCAGAAGCGGGGAGCAGCCGTGCAGCCATTTTCATGCACCTGTTGTGAAGTCAACGATGTCACACCACATTCGAACTCTGCGGGAAGCCGGAGTTATTCGGGTCAGAGTGCAAGGCACCCAGCATTTTCTCACCCTGCGGTCCGATGATCTGGAAATGCGCTTTCCAGGACTCCTGCAACCATTATTGCAGGCCGCAGCTCAGTCGAGCACAGATCTTTCCTAA
- a CDS encoding MFS transporter — protein MNNTATASSGERTGIQEGLIVGLLGFTVVLVVMNTMMFNLALPKIAAEFMLTSVASSWIVTGYSIVFAISSITFSRLSDFIPIRTLFTTGLTLLGAASVLGFFSNHFIILLIARLIQAAGAASVPGLAIVLITRYIPNDRRGKSMAVIMSASSLGLGLGPVIGGSITQFLGWHDLFIVTGLTLFLIPVFFKLLPRETPQKGSFDLLGAVLLAIGTTGVLLFLTSRQWFTLVIGAAALLLFWLRIRRAADPFVQPALFKNKKYMMLSSLGIVSYINNFSTLFLLPQILAHLYGLTPAQSGLVIFPGAVVSMLLSNRIGRMIDRHGNTLLLKFAPWLLLAAAGLFALFADNNIYAIMAVYVLLSVGFSSLTTSVSNELSGNLTMDQVGAGMGLFQLSQFFSGAFSVAVTGVALTAMQNLPLSSAYTNIFWGMTVVALASVIFSQVYLRMQSRKVTESTSRI, from the coding sequence ATGAACAACACCGCAACCGCATCATCAGGGGAACGGACCGGAATACAGGAAGGATTAATTGTAGGCTTGCTTGGCTTCACCGTTGTACTCGTTGTTATGAATACAATGATGTTTAATCTGGCGCTGCCTAAAATTGCAGCCGAATTCATGCTTACTTCCGTCGCTTCCTCATGGATTGTTACAGGGTATTCCATTGTATTTGCCATCTCCTCGATTACGTTCTCACGTCTATCGGATTTCATACCCATTCGTACATTATTCACAACCGGGCTTACGTTACTTGGTGCAGCATCCGTTCTCGGGTTCTTCAGTAATCATTTCATCATTTTGCTTATTGCACGTCTGATTCAGGCTGCGGGTGCTGCTTCTGTTCCGGGTCTCGCCATTGTGCTGATCACACGATACATTCCCAATGATCGCCGGGGTAAATCGATGGCTGTCATCATGTCCGCCAGTTCACTGGGGCTTGGACTTGGTCCCGTCATTGGGGGAAGTATTACTCAATTTCTGGGATGGCATGATCTATTTATCGTTACGGGACTAACGTTATTCTTGATTCCTGTATTCTTTAAACTACTTCCGCGGGAAACCCCGCAAAAAGGTTCATTCGACCTGCTGGGTGCCGTGCTTCTTGCGATCGGTACTACCGGTGTATTGTTATTCCTGACTTCACGTCAGTGGTTCACGCTTGTTATCGGTGCAGCGGCACTGCTTCTGTTCTGGCTCCGAATTCGGCGCGCGGCAGATCCATTTGTTCAGCCTGCTTTGTTCAAAAACAAGAAATATATGATGCTCAGCTCGCTGGGTATTGTATCGTATATCAATAACTTCTCAACGCTGTTCCTGCTGCCGCAAATTCTGGCGCATCTATATGGACTGACCCCTGCTCAATCCGGACTTGTCATTTTCCCCGGCGCAGTCGTGTCCATGCTGCTGTCCAACCGGATCGGCCGAATGATTGACCGACACGGCAATACGTTGCTGCTGAAGTTTGCACCATGGTTGCTACTCGCCGCAGCCGGATTGTTCGCCTTATTTGCAGACAATAACATCTACGCCATTATGGCTGTGTATGTCCTGCTCAGCGTTGGTTTCTCATCGCTGACCACCAGCGTGTCCAATGAATTGTCTGGTAACCTGACCATGGATCAAGTGGGCGCAGGTATGGGACTGTTCCAACTCAGTCAGTTCTTCAGCGGTGCTTTCAGCGTTGCAGTTACTGGCGTAGCCTTAACGGCGATGCAGAACTTGCCACTCTCCTCGGCGTACACCAATATTTTCTGGGGTATGACCGTGGTCGCACTGGCATCCGTTATTTTCTCTCAGGTGTATCTTAGAATGCAGTCACGGAAAGTCACAGAATCAACTAGTCGGATCTAA
- a CDS encoding nuclear transport factor 2 family protein: MSQSTITGLEQLLALENIRNTKARYCRYIDTKQWDILGDVFAPDAVADFSTEGNPIPVLTGRDTIVQVFRDLVDVAVTVHHVHSAEVEFVSENEAKVISPMEDWVTFPEGNENKSFHGFGHYHETFVKIDGQWYIKHTSLKRLRLDLFE; this comes from the coding sequence ATGAGCCAATCAACGATCACAGGACTGGAACAATTGCTTGCGCTGGAAAACATTCGGAACACCAAGGCGCGTTATTGCCGCTATATTGATACGAAACAATGGGACATCTTGGGTGATGTGTTTGCCCCCGATGCAGTGGCCGATTTCAGCACAGAAGGCAATCCAATTCCGGTATTAACCGGTCGCGACACCATCGTACAAGTATTCCGTGATCTGGTGGATGTTGCCGTAACTGTACATCATGTTCATAGCGCGGAAGTTGAATTCGTATCCGAGAATGAAGCGAAGGTTATCTCCCCAATGGAAGATTGGGTGACGTTCCCGGAGGGCAATGAGAACAAATCCTTCCACGGATTTGGGCACTACCACGAAACTTTTGTCAAAATCGACGGTCAGTGGTACATCAAACATACAAGTCTGAAACGTCTTCGTCTGGACCTGTTTGAATAG
- a CDS encoding Rrf2 family transcriptional regulator, with product MKYSKATNYALHTMLHLVSTAPEQLVSVHQLAELQKVSPTYLSKILTKLVKAGMIESTSGANGGYRLSRKNPDPSFLEIIHAIEGQASLFECSQNHNAGCLIQQVMVQAEEEMESFLNNKKMSELASQMKSWSAQQ from the coding sequence ATGAAATATTCAAAAGCAACAAATTATGCTTTGCATACCATGCTTCATCTTGTAAGCACTGCCCCTGAGCAACTGGTTAGTGTTCACCAACTTGCAGAATTGCAGAAGGTATCGCCAACCTACCTGTCCAAAATATTGACCAAATTGGTTAAGGCGGGTATGATCGAATCCACATCCGGTGCCAATGGTGGTTATCGGCTTAGTCGTAAAAATCCTGATCCTTCTTTCCTGGAGATCATTCATGCGATTGAAGGTCAGGCATCCCTGTTCGAATGTTCCCAGAATCATAACGCAGGCTGTTTGATCCAGCAGGTAATGGTTCAGGCGGAAGAAGAGATGGAAAGTTTCCTGAACAATAAGAAAATGTCAGAACTCGCTTCCCAGATGAAAAGTTGGAGTGCACAGCAGTAG
- a CDS encoding helix-turn-helix domain-containing protein: protein MMRQTVLLTLQDIPYFCYPESVGHYMDHPQHSVLREAGVLNNFNIHYVASGKGYVEVDGVEHELRAGQAVLYFPQQRQHYYSSEDDPWDVRWVHFYGERLHDYMIERGLHRNLLWTLRQRSSWEEAHLALLTEAEQNTMLRPAQLSTLTYSVLAEFVQHAVPLKNTRTTSKAESRVLALLPQMQQEACQPFLLQDWADLAGVSSYYFCKMFKSAVEMTPMEFITRSRLQMAKQWLLERPSANIGQIAEEAGYPNASYFNRQFMAHEGMTPTDYRGLYHN, encoded by the coding sequence ATGATGAGACAAACCGTATTGCTTACCCTGCAGGATATTCCATATTTTTGTTATCCCGAATCCGTTGGACACTATATGGATCATCCCCAGCATTCCGTATTACGGGAGGCAGGTGTGCTGAACAATTTTAATATTCACTATGTTGCTTCGGGCAAGGGATATGTGGAAGTGGACGGGGTAGAGCATGAACTTCGTGCAGGTCAGGCCGTACTTTATTTCCCGCAGCAGCGACAACATTATTATAGTAGTGAAGATGATCCATGGGATGTACGATGGGTTCATTTTTACGGTGAACGTCTGCATGATTATATGATTGAACGGGGGTTACATCGTAATCTGTTATGGACATTGCGGCAGCGCAGCTCTTGGGAAGAGGCTCATCTGGCCTTGCTGACTGAAGCGGAACAGAATACCATGCTGCGTCCGGCTCAGCTATCCACATTGACCTATTCCGTACTCGCCGAGTTCGTGCAGCATGCGGTACCTTTGAAGAATACACGTACCACAAGTAAGGCGGAGAGTCGGGTACTTGCGCTTCTTCCACAGATGCAGCAAGAGGCCTGTCAACCTTTCCTGTTACAGGACTGGGCAGATCTTGCAGGTGTGAGTTCGTATTACTTTTGCAAGATGTTCAAGAGTGCTGTAGAGATGACACCTATGGAGTTTATCACTCGTTCACGACTACAGATGGCGAAGCAATGGTTACTGGAACGGCCCTCGGCCAACATTGGACAGATTGCAGAGGAAGCGGGATATCCCAATGCCAGTTATTTTAACCGCCAGTTTATGGCTCATGAGGGGATGACACCTACGGATTATCGCGGATTGTATCACAATTAA
- a CDS encoding Gfo/Idh/MocA family oxidoreductase, whose product MNSVKKLRWGILGSASIAVESVIPGLQQSELNEVTAIASRDEHKAKQTAEQLGIDKAYGSYEALLADDSIDAVYIPLPNHLHREWTIRAAEAGKHILCEKPLALTEQEAQEMVQACADAGVHLAEAFMYRHHPRYEQIRDIIASGEIGEIRGIHSTFSFNNSNASGNVRFRKEWGGGALYDIGCYSISVARLLLGQEPNAVTVIGMFSPQHDQVDMMASGLLEFDNHVGVTFDSSMWAAFRNTLEVLGSDGIIEVPSAFIGRQDRSSNFYVTAGGERKEIEVPQVNHYSLQGDDMARAVLQGKDLRFAPSDAVANMKVLEACLRSAEERTRITL is encoded by the coding sequence ATGAATTCAGTTAAAAAATTGCGTTGGGGCATTCTTGGTAGCGCTAGCATTGCTGTGGAATCCGTCATTCCTGGCTTGCAGCAATCCGAGTTGAATGAAGTAACCGCGATTGCCAGTCGAGACGAACATAAAGCCAAACAAACGGCCGAACAACTTGGGATCGACAAGGCTTATGGCAGTTATGAAGCTTTGCTCGCTGACGATTCCATTGATGCCGTATATATCCCACTGCCGAATCATCTGCATCGGGAATGGACGATCCGGGCTGCAGAAGCAGGCAAACATATTTTGTGCGAAAAACCACTGGCTCTGACAGAGCAGGAAGCTCAGGAGATGGTTCAAGCTTGTGCAGATGCAGGTGTGCATCTCGCGGAAGCATTCATGTACCGTCATCATCCACGTTATGAGCAGATCAGGGATATCATCGCCAGCGGTGAGATCGGTGAGATCCGTGGTATTCACAGCACATTTTCATTTAATAACTCCAATGCATCCGGCAATGTCCGCTTTCGGAAGGAGTGGGGCGGAGGTGCACTGTATGATATCGGATGTTATTCCATCAGCGTAGCACGTCTACTACTTGGTCAGGAACCAAACGCAGTTACCGTTATTGGCATGTTCTCCCCACAGCATGATCAGGTCGATATGATGGCTTCCGGATTGCTGGAATTCGATAATCACGTTGGTGTGACGTTTGACAGCAGCATGTGGGCAGCCTTCCGCAACACGCTCGAAGTTCTAGGTTCTGATGGCATCATTGAGGTACCATCGGCCTTTATCGGTCGTCAGGATCGCAGTTCCAACTTCTATGTAACGGCTGGCGGTGAACGCAAAGAGATTGAAGTTCCGCAAGTGAACCACTACTCTCTGCAGGGAGATGACATGGCACGTGCCGTACTTCAAGGCAAGGATCTGCGCTTCGCCCCTTCCGATGCAGTAGCTAATATGAAAGTGCTGGAAGCTTGCCTTCGTTCAGCGGAAGAACGTACACGAATTACACTATAA
- a CDS encoding aldo/keto reductase, with amino-acid sequence MEYIEIAGAGKRVSRLIKGTDYFVHSAYDKAATNMDAFLSIGGNTVDTAHIYCGGQSEEVLGRYMKERGNRDQIVILTKGAHHDQNGPRVNADAIRSDLMESLERLQTDHVEMYALHRDDPNMPVGVILEALNEHIDSGKIGAIGASNWTWQRLEEANAYAAANGLKGFTFSSPNLSLAKANEPFWAGCVSADAETLAWHEQTKLPLLSWSSQARGFFTGRFTPEVRDNEDLVRVFYSDGNWERLRRAEQLANSKKTSPIQIALAYVLNQAFPTCALIGAQNQAELLSCDEGSRITLTPAEIAWLDLGSDVPAGI; translated from the coding sequence ATGGAATATATCGAAATTGCTGGTGCAGGTAAACGCGTCTCCAGATTGATTAAAGGAACCGATTATTTCGTGCATAGTGCTTACGATAAAGCAGCTACGAACATGGATGCTTTTCTGTCGATTGGCGGTAACACTGTCGATACAGCACATATTTATTGTGGTGGACAGAGTGAAGAAGTCCTTGGTCGTTATATGAAGGAACGCGGTAACCGTGACCAGATCGTCATTCTTACCAAAGGCGCGCATCATGACCAGAATGGACCACGCGTGAACGCTGATGCCATCCGCAGTGACTTGATGGAAAGTCTGGAGCGTCTTCAGACAGATCATGTAGAGATGTATGCGTTGCACCGGGATGACCCAAATATGCCTGTCGGTGTTATTCTTGAAGCATTAAACGAACATATTGATTCCGGCAAAATCGGCGCAATTGGCGCCTCCAACTGGACCTGGCAGCGTCTCGAGGAAGCCAATGCGTACGCTGCGGCAAATGGCTTGAAGGGCTTCACATTCAGCAGTCCGAACCTCAGTCTCGCCAAAGCAAACGAACCTTTCTGGGCAGGCTGTGTGTCGGCAGATGCAGAGACACTGGCATGGCATGAGCAAACCAAGCTGCCATTGCTATCCTGGTCCTCCCAAGCGCGTGGTTTCTTCACGGGAAGATTCACACCTGAAGTTCGCGATAACGAAGATCTGGTGCGTGTGTTCTACAGTGATGGCAACTGGGAACGGTTACGCCGGGCTGAACAATTGGCTAATTCGAAGAAAACATCACCTATTCAGATTGCACTCGCTTATGTATTGAATCAGGCGTTCCCAACCTGTGCCCTGATCGGTGCTCAGAATCAGGCGGAACTGCTCTCCTGTGACGAAGGGTCCCGCATCACGCTGACTCCTGCTGAAATCGCATGGCTGGATCTGGGAAGTGATGTACCTGCTGGCATCTAA